A stretch of the Musa acuminata AAA Group cultivar baxijiao chromosome BXJ2-7, Cavendish_Baxijiao_AAA, whole genome shotgun sequence genome encodes the following:
- the LOC135617557 gene encoding uncharacterized protein LOC135617557 yields MESKKGKLIRTQSSLLRSPVARSSIQSIFSVTEANDDEEKPQRPRRRRNRHRHHLLLLLPLLVFLLFFYLRQDSPVFANLLLFAALISLASLAARRSRVFVTRRASSVDWFIGDDDGRGRHRSEKKENPNGRAVREGVEVYSNGDSYEGEFHLGRCSGSGVYRFFAAKGRYEGDWVDGKYDGHGIETWARGSRYRGQYRHGLRHGFGVYRFYSGDSYAGEWAGGQSHGVGVQTCSDGSRYAGEFKAGVKHGLGCYHFRNGDQYSGEYFGDKIHGFGVYHFANGHCYEGSWHEGKKQGFGLYTFRSGETRSGNWDCGVLNNSLPPSDPAVQGAVQAARKAAEKAVLIPQVDDQVTRAVTAANRAATAARVAAIKAVQNQMHGKLCDTDV; encoded by the exons ATGGAGTCGAAGAAGGGTAAGCTCATTCGAACGCAGTCGTCCCTCCTTCGGTCCCCCGTCGCCCGATCCTCCATCCAGAGCATCTTCTCCGTGACCGAGGCCAACGACGATGAGGAGAAGCCCCAACGCCCTCGCCGCCGGCGGAATCGCCACCGCCACCACCTGCTGCTCCTTCTCCCTCTCCTAgtatttctcctcttcttttacctcaggcagGACTCCCCTGTCTTCGCAAACCTCCTCCTCTTCGCCGCCCTCATCTCGCTCGCCTCCCTCGCCGCCCGCCGCTCGCGCGTCTTCGTCACCCGCCGCGCCTCCTCCGTGGACTGGTTCATCGGCGACGACGACGGCCGTGGCCGCCACCGGTCCGAGAAGAAGGAGAACCCCAACGGAAGGGCCGTCCGCGAGGGGGTGGAGGTCTACAGCAACGGGGACTCCTACGAAGGCGAGTTCCACCTGGGCCGGTGCAGCGGCAGCGGCGTGTACCGCTTCTTCGCCGCCAAGGGGAGGTACGAGGGCGATTGGGTCGATGGTAAGTACGACGGCCACGGGATCGAGACCTGGGCGCGGGGGAGCCGGTACCGGGGGCAGTACCGCCACGGCCTCCGCCACGGGTTTGGGGTTTACCGGTTCTACAGCGGGGACAGCTACGCCGGGGAGTGGGCCGGCGGTCAGAGCCACGGGGTCGGCGTGCAGACGTGCTCCGACGGCAGCCGCTACGCCGGGGAGTTCAAGGCCGGCGTCAAGCACGGCCTTGGCTGTTACCATTTCAG GAATGGTGACCAGTATTCTGGAGAGTATTTTGGTGACAAAATACATGGTTTTGGAGTATATCACTTTGCTAATGGTCACTGCTATGAAGGTTCATGGCATGAGGGCAAGAAACAAGGTTTTGGATTATACACATTCCGGAGTGGTGAGACAAGATCAGGAAACTGGGACTGTGGAGTCCTAAACAACTCTCTCCCCCCATCCGACCCTGCTGTCCAGGGAGCTGTTCAA GCGGCTCGGAAGGCTGCAGAGAAAGCTGTTCTTATTCCGCAGGTCGATGATCAAGTAACCAGGGCAGTAACTGCTGCAAATAGAGCAGCCACTGCAGCTCGAGTCGCTGCTATCAAAGCTGTGCAGAACCAGATGCATGGCAAGCTCTGTGACACTGATGTTTAA
- the LOC103992203 gene encoding aspartic proteinase nepenthesin-2, translating to MGVIRVWLLLMSIMALAIPEACSELNGLRLELAHVDSNGNFSKLELLQRAALRSNHRMARLTAAASGNKVQAPVHAGSGEFLMDLAIGTPGLAFSAIMDTGSDLIWTQCKPCVECFSQPTPVFDPSSSSTFTKLPCSSNLCQALPTFRCGASGCEYLYSYGDSSSTQGVLAGETFTFGTANPTSVSNIAFGCGDTNQGSGFSQASGLVGLGRGPLSLISQLGLGKFSYCLTSLDESKKSPLLFGSLADLSATAVRSTPLRKNPTQPSFYYVSLEGITVGGTRLQIPSSTFALQEDGTGGLIIDSGTSITYLELAGYRQLKKAFLSEMQLPVADGSETGLDLCFSLPSGSSTVEVPKLTFHFDGADLDLPAQNFMIMDSTTGLLCLTIMASSGLSILGNFQQQNIQILYDLKKEVLSFVPTQCDQL from the coding sequence ATGGGAGTAATTCGAGTATGGCTTCTTCTGATGTCGATCATGGCTCTTGCGATTCCGGAAGCCTGTTCTGAGCTAAATGGCCTGAGATTAGAGCTCGCCCATGTGGACTCCAATGGCAACTTCTCAAAACTTGAGCTGCTCCAACGAGCAGCGCTGCGGAGCAACCACAGGATGGCAAGGTTGACAGCTGCAGCGTCTGGCAACAAAGTCCAAGCTCCGGTCCACGCCGGCAGCGGCGAGTTCCTCATGGACTTGGCCATCGGCACGCCTGGTCTTGCCTTCTCGGCCATCATGGACACTGGGAGCGACCTCATATGGACGCAGTGCAAGCCCTGCGTGGAGTGCTTCAGCCAACCTACTCCAGTATTCGATCCCTCGAGCTCGTCCACGTTCACGAAGCTGCCATGCTCCAGCAACTTGTGCCAGGCTCTCCCTACCTTCAGATGCGGCGCCTCCGGCTGTGAGTACCTGTACTCTTATGGCGACTCCTCATCGACTCAAGGTGTTCTTGCAGGTGAAACCTTCACGTTTGGGACTGCGAACCCGACTTCGGTGTCCAACATCGCCTTCGGCTGCGGCGACACAAATCAAGGCAGCGGCTTCTCTCAGGCCTCGGGTCTCGTGGGTCTCGGTCGTGGACCGCTGTCGTTGATATCCCAACTAGGCCTAGGGAAGTTCTCCTACTGCCTCACCTCCTTAGACGAATCCAAGAAGAGCCCTCTTCTGTTTGGCTCACTAGCTGATCTCAGTGCAACCGCAGTCCGATCCACACCTCTACGGAAGAACCCTACACAGCCATCCTTCTACTATGTCAGCCTCGAAGGCATAACAGTGGGCGGGACTCGCCTGCAAATCCCCAGCTCTACGTTCGCTCTGCAGGAAGACGGAACCGGCGGCTTGATCATCGACTCCGGCACCTCCATCACCTACTTGGAACTCGCTGGATACAGGCAGCTGAAGAAGGCCTTCCTGTCTGAGATGCAACTCCCGGTTGCCGATGGATCCGAAACCGGTCTCGACCTTTGTTTCTCGCTGCCGTCGGGGTCGTCGACGGTGGAGGTTCCCAAGCTGACGTTCCACTTTGACGGAGCCGATTTGGATTTGCCGGCGCAGAACTTCATGATCATGGATTCAACCACCGGTTTGCTGTGCCTAACAATCATGGCATCCAGTGGCTTGTCCATCCTCGGCAACTTCCAGCAACAAAATATACAGATACTCTACGATCTGAAGAAGGAAGTCTTGTCTTTCGTGCCAACCCAGTGTGATCAGCTGTGA
- the LOC103992262 gene encoding subtilisin-like protease, which translates to MENFHAPWISFVLLALVPFLSKNPFVAFCHNTPNHETEQPRTYIIQLETPTASLDEESLKIWYKSFLPESNDNSERLLHSYSDVFSGFAAKLTEEEVKNMAKKEGFLRAHPDRVLPLHTTHTADFLGLKVGQGLWQASGLGKGVIIGVLDSGITPNHPSFDDRGVPPPPPGKWKGSCNLKTGCNNKLIGAKSLVAGDTAKPPIDVYGHGTHTSSTAAGNFVRNASAFGLARGTAAGTAPHAHLAIYKVCNDDGCSESAVVAGFDAAIKDGVDVISMSLGGSPTRFDQDPVSIAAFRASVEKGVFVSCSAGNDGPFKSSLSSVAPWVLTVAATTMDRSLQATVELGDGRKINAESMDQPPNFPEGPVPLFITDTSYDYHNCYTVSEKVKGKVAVCQADDLICTGKAANVKAAGGIGMIVVNLDEEGYTMVDRTCNFPTASVPFNDGNPIITYVNSTSNATATISFRGTVLGVTPAPAIAHFSSRGPARECYSIIKPDISGPGVNILAAWIDRRTANDTFVIQSGTSMAAPHLSGIAALVKSLHPDWSAAAIKSAIMTTSDDKDRQGRFIQDEQRGSASFYAMGAGHVNPSKAVDPGLVYDLDIDDYIAYICGKYGDAGAKAIVRGRSIKCETVKNLTEAQLNYPTITLTPRNVTHTVSRTVTNVGPTNSSYKVKVNVPDTVFLTVEPQILNFTQVNERKSFTVSAKWTGRPVNSVEGKLRWISDKHVVRSPIVVTDRQI; encoded by the coding sequence ATGGAGAACTTTCATGCACCATGGATTTCTTTTGTCCTCCTTGCTCTCGTTCCATTCTTATCGAAGAATCCCTTCGTTGCCTTCTGTCACAACACTCCTAACCATGAGACCGAGCAGCCACGGACTTACATCATTCAACTGGAAACGCCAACTGCGAGCTTGGATGAAGAGAGTCTGAAGATATGGTACAAGTCCTTCCTGCCCGAGTCTAACGACAACTCCGAGCGCTTGCTCCACTCCTACAGTGACGTCTTCAGCGGATTCGCCGCAAAGCTAACGGAGGAAGAGGTGAAGAATATGGCAAAGAAGGAGGGCTTCCTGCGGGCACACCCGGACCGTGTCTTGCCTCTTCACACCACGCATACGGCGGACTTCCTCGGCCTTAAAGTAGGCCAAGGACTATGGCAGGCTTCCGGCCTAGGCAAGGGGGTCATCATCGGAGTCCTCGACTCTGGTATAACGCCCAATCACCCTTCCTTTGATGACCGCggggtgccgccgccgccgcctggcAAATGGAAAGGTTCGTGCAACCTCAAGACCGGCTGCAACAACAAGCTCATCGGTGCCAAGAGTTTGGTTGCCGGTGATACTGCAAAACCACCCATCGATGTATACGGGCATGGAACCCATACTTCAAGCACCGCAGCTGGGAACTTTGTGCGCAACGCCAGCGCGTTTGGCTTAGCTCGTGGCACTGCAGCCGGGACCGCACCACACGCTCATCTAGCTATCTACAAGGTGTGCAACGACGACGGATGCTCGGAATCAGCTGTAGTGGCCGGGTTCGACGCTGCCATTAAAGATGGTGTCGACGTGATCTCCATGTCTCTGGGAGGATCTCCCACCCGTTTTGATCAGGATCCCGTCTCCATTGCTGCCTTTCGTGCTTCTGTTGAGAAAGGAGTTTTCGTGAGTTGTTCCGCTGGTAATGACGGGCCATTCAAGTCTTCCCTGTCCAGTGTAGCGCCATGGGTTCTTACCGTGGCGGCAACTACCATGGACAGAAGCCTGCAAGCCACCGTGGAGCTGGGTGACGGGCGCAAGATCAACGCGGAATCTATGGACCAGCCACCAAACTTTCCTGAAGGCCCTGTTCCTTTATTCATAACTGACACAAGTTACGACTACCATAATTGCTATACTGTCAGCGAGAAAGTCAAGGGTAAGGTGGCCGTCTGCCAGGCCGACGACTTGATTTGTACAGGTAAGGCGGCTAATGTTAAGGCTGCAGGCGGCATCGGCATGATAGTCGTCAACCTTGATGAAGAAGGCTACACCATGGTTGACCGCACCTGCAACTTCCCGACGGCATCGGTTCCCTTCAACGACGGCAATCCAATTATAACATATGTGAATTCAACGTCCAATGCGACGGCAACCATTTCCTTCAGAGGCACGGTTCTTGGAGTAACTCCTGCTCCCGCCATCGCTCATTTCTCCTCGAGGGGTCCTGCCCGGGAATGCTATTCCATCATAAAACCTGATATTTCCGGACCTGGTGTCAACATTCTTGCGGCGTGGATCGACCGACGAACAGCTAATGATACCTTTGTAATCCAGTCCGGTACCTCCATGGCAGCTCCTCATCTGAGCGGGATCGCTGCACTCGTAAAAAGTTTGCATCCCGACTGGTCGGCGGCGGCGATCAAATCAGCCATCATGACCACCTCCGACGACAAAGACCGACAGGGGAGGTTCATCCAGGACGAACAGCGTGGGTCGGCCAGCTTCTATGCGATGGGCGCCGGACACGTCAATCCCTCAAAAGCAGTTGATCCCGGTCTCGTCTACGACTTGGACATCGATGACTACATCGCCTACATTTGTGGCAAGTATGGAGACGCTGGTGCCAAGGCCATAGTTCGTGGCAGATCCATTAAATGTGAGACAGTCAAGAACCTCACCGAAGCACAACTCAACTATCCCACCATCACGCTTACCCCAAGGAACGTCACCCACACTGTGAGTAGGACAGTCACCAACGTGGGACCCACGAACTCGAGCTACAAGGTGAAGGTGAACGTGCCCGACACCGTGTTTCTCACTGTTGAGCCCCAAATCCTCAATTTCACCCAAGTGAATGAGAGGAAGAGTTTCACAGTCAGCGCCAAATGGACGGGTCGCCCAGTCAACTCTGTTGAAGGAAAATTGAGATGGATTTCAGATAAGCATGTGGTGAGAAGCCCCATCGTCGTCACCGATCGTCAAATCTGA
- the LOC103992264 gene encoding F-box protein FBW2-like, with the protein MNPEVLALVFVGMPADVLARTVPFVCPSWREVMAGPYCWSEIDLDQWCRRVDRSDVINFVVRRLVRRSRGTLRRLSAYRLSNSGFVYVATSVRFLSVLQIPMSDVTDQIVEKHVESFSTLTVLDISYCLKITSKGMEALGKHCKALVQLTRNMPPPEFETTQDDGVAAKVDEGEAMAIANNMSGLEHLELAYGKFSHHGLAAILTNCTALKILDVRGCWNVKMEDNIEAMCAKIQSFRDPWEDDYEFSSSEDEGDNSSAEDVGLVDCDASD; encoded by the exons ATGAACCCGGAGGTGCTGGCGCTAGTGTTCGTGGGGATGCCGGCGGACGTGCTGGCGCGGACGGTTCCGTTCGTGTGCCCGTCGTGGCGGGAGGTGATGGCAGGGCCGTACTGCTGGTCGGAGATCGACTTAGACCAGTGGTGCCGCCGCGTCGACCGATCCGACGTCATCAACTTCGTCGTCCGTCGCCTCGTCCGCCGCAGCAGGGGCACCCTCCGCCGCCTCTCCGCCTACCGCCTCAGCAACTCCGGTTTCGTCTATGTCGCCACATC tgtCAGGTTCCTTAGCGTCCTTCAAATACCAATGAGTGATGTGACTGACCAGATAGTGGAGAAGCATGTAGAATCGTTCTCAACTCTGACTGTGTTGGACATTAGTTACTGTCTGAAGATCACCTCCAAGGGCATGGAAGCACTGGGGAAGCACTGCAAGGCTTTAGTTCAACTGACGAGGAATATGCCTCCACCAGAATTTGAGACAACCCAGGATGATGGTGTGGCTGCCAAGGTGGATGAGGGGGAAGCCATGGCTATAGCCAACAATATGTCTGGGCTTGAACATTTAGAGCTTGCATACGGGAAGTTCAGCCACCATGGGTTGGCAGCAATTTTGACTAACTGCACAGCTCTTAAAATCCTTGACGTCCGTGGGTGTTGGAATGTTAAGATGGAAGACAACATTGAGGCCATGTGTGCcaaaatccaatcctttagagATCCCTGGGAGGATGATTATGAGTTTAGTTCTTCGGAAGATGAAGGGGACAACAGTAGTGCTGAAGACGTGGGACTGGTGGATTGTGATGCCTCTGATTAA
- the LOC103992205 gene encoding mitochondrial phosphate carrier protein 3, mitochondrial codes for MMDLSEQSRRSLLPSFLYSPTSPASRTLGLEQILGRATPASPAPPGSAPGGGAPTGSFVIQAPSEPGKIEMYSPMFYAACTAGGIASCGLTHTAVTPLDLVKCNMQIDPAKYKSISSGFGVLLKEQGFRGFFRGWVPTLLGYSAQGACKFGFYEYFKKYYSDIAGPEFAAKYKTLIYLAGSASAEVIADVALCPFEAVKVRVQTQPGFARGLSDGLPRFVKSEGALGLYKGIVPLWGRQIPYTMMKFASFETVVEMVYKYAIPTPKDQCSKQLQLGVSFAGGYIAGVFCAIVSHPADNLVSFLNNAKGATVGDAVKKLGVWGLFTRGLPLRIVMIGTLTGAQWGIYDAFKVMVGLPTTGGVAPAAAPSPELAELKSAA; via the exons ATGATGGATCTCTCTGAGCAGTCTCGCCGATCCCTCCTCCCCAGCTTCCTCTACTCGCCCACCTCACCGGCCTCCAGAACCCTCGGCCTGGAGCAGATCCTTGGGAGGGCCACCCCCGCCTCGCCAGCCCCTCCCGGCTCGGCGCCCGGCGGGGGCGCTCCGACAGGCTCGTTTGTCATCCAGGCGCCGAGCGAGCCCGGGAAGATCGAGATGTACTCGCCCATGTTCTACGCCGCCTGCACCGCCGGTGGGATTGCCAGCTGCGGCCTCACTCACACGGCCGTCACCCCGCTCGACCTCGTTAAGTGCAACATGCAG ATCGACCCAGCAAAGTACAAGAGCATCTCTTCTGGTTTTGGTGTTTTGCTTAAAGAACAAGGGTTCAGAGGTTTCTTCAGGGGCTGGGTGCCTACACTGCTTGGATACAGTGCCCAGGGGGCATGCAAGTTTGGGTTCTATGAGTACTTCAAGAAGTACTATTCAGATATTGCTGGGCCTGAATTTGCTGCAAAGTATAAGACTCTTATCTATCTTGCGGGGTCAGCATCTGCTGAAGTGATTGCTGATGTAGCTCTCTGCCCCTTTGAGGCAGTGAAGGTGCGAGTACAGACACAACCAGGGTTTGCTAGGGGATTGAGCGATGGGTTACCTAGGTTCGTCAAATCTGAAGGTGCTCTGGG ATTGTACAAGGGAATTGTTCCTCTCTGGGGGCGTCAGATTCCTT ATactatgatgaaatttgcttCATTTGAGACTGTTGTTGAGATGGTTTACAAATATGCAATTCCAACACCAAAGGACCAATGTAGCAAACAACTCCAGTTGGGAGTGAGTTTTGCTGGTGGTTATATTGCTGGAGTATTCTGTGCTATTGTTTCCCACCCGGCTGACAACCTTGTCTCTTTTCTTAACAATGCTAAGGGTGCCACTGTTGGTGAT GCTGTGAAGAAACTTGGGGTGTGGGGTCTGTTTACACGTGGGCTTCCACTGCGTATCGTCATGATTGGCACACTTACTGGAGCACAGTGGGGAATTTATGATGCTTTCAAAGTGATGGTTGGCCT tcCTACAACTGGTGGAGTTGCCCCTGCCGCTGCTCCCTCTCCAGAGCTTGCTGAGCTGAAATCTGCTGCTTGA